GAGAGCCGCGGTGTGGAGATCTACCTCTCCACCTCCATGGACTCCTGCGTCGACGGTCACGTGGTGCTGAAGAACGGCCTCGAGGTCGACTCCAACACCATCGTGTGGACGGCCGGCGTCAAGCCGAACCCCGTTCTCTCCCGCTTCGGTCTGCCGCTGGGCCCGCGCGGTCACGTGGACACGCAGACCACCCTCCAGGTGCAGGGCACGGACTACATCTGGGCCGCGGGCGACAACGCCCAGGTGCCGGACATGGCCGCCCGCAAGGCCGGCGTCGAGAACGCCTGGTGCCCGCCGAACGCCCAGCACGCGCTGCGTCAGGCCAAGGTGCTCGGCGACAACGTGGTCTCCGGTATGCGGGGCTTCCCGCAGAAGGAGTACGCGCACTCCAACAAGGGTGCGGTGGCCGGTCTCGGCCTCCACAAGGGCGTCGCGATGATCGTCATGGGCAAGATGAAGATCAAGCTCAAGGGCCGTCTCGCCTGGTACATGCACCGTGGCTACCACGGTCTGGCCATGCCGACCTGGAACCGCAAGATCCGCGTCTTCGCGGACTGGACGCTCGCCATGTTCCTCAAGCGCGAGGTGGTCTCGCTCGGCGCCATGGAGACGCCGCGCGAGGAGTTCTACGAGGCTGCCAAGCCGGCTCCGGCCGCCGCGGCCCCGGCGTCCGCCGCCAAGTCCGAGGAGAAGGCCAAGGCCTCCTGACCGAGGTCCGCCGACCTCCGGTCACCGAACGCCCCGAAGGGGCCGCCCGCCATCCGTGGTGCGGGCGGCCCCTTCGGCGTTCCCGGGGGCTGTCCGCCGGCCGGGCGGACAGCCGGGGCGAACCGGCACAGAAAGCATGGTGTGTACACGTATTTTGCCAAGCCGTGACGCGAGGAGGGGACTGCGCGAGGGGCGGGTAGGTGTTTACGTGGTGTTGGAGCGTTCGGGAGTGTTGTCTCGGAGGTGTACGTCATGCAGGACGCCGCGCCGCGGCTGAAGAGCCTTGTCGAACAGTTGATGGGAGCTCCGCTCCCGCTGCGCATCCGTGCCTGGGACGGTTCCGAGGCCGGGCCGCCCGGCGCTCCGGCACTCGTCGTGCGCAACCGCCGGGCCCTGCGCCGGCTGCTGTGGAAGCCGGGCGAGCTGGGCCTCGCGCGGGCCTGGGTCTCCGGCGACCTGGGCGTGGAGGGCGACCTCTACACCGCCCTCGGCCACCTGTCCGGGCTGGTCTGGGAACGGGGCGAGGACGCCCGGGGGCTCGGCGAGGCCCTGCGCGACCCGGAGGTGCGTGCCGCGGTGCGCGGGCTGGTGAAGCTGGCCGGGCCGCCGCTGCCGCCCGCGCCGCCCGCGGAGGAGATGCGCAGACGCCGCCACCTGCACACCAAGCGCAGCGACAGACGCGCCATCAGCCACCACTACGACGTGGGCAACGACTTCTACGAGATCGTCCTCGGCCCCTCGATGGTCTACTCGTGCGCCTACTGGCAGGACGGCGGCACCCTGGAGTGTGCCCAGCGCGACAAGCTCGGACTCATCGCCCGCAAGCTCGACCTGAAGCCCGGTCAGCGGCTCCTCGACGTCGGCTGCGGCTGGGGCTCGATGGCCATTCACGCCGCCCGCGAGCACGGCGTGACCGTGGTCGGGGTGACGCTGTCCCAGGAGCAGGCCGCCTACGCCCGCAAGCGGGTCGCCGAGGAGGGCTTGACCGACAAGGTGGAGATCCGGGTGCAGGACTACCGGGACGTCACCGACGGGCCCTTCGACGCGATCTCCTCCATCGGGATGGCCGAACACGTGGGCGCCGAGCGCTACCTGGAGTACGCCGAGGTGCTGAACCGCCTGCTCAGGCCCGGCGGACGGCTTCTGAACCACCAGATCGGCCGGCGGCCCCGGCGCGACGAGTCGGCGTACGCCGTCGACGAGTTCATCGACGCCTACGTCTTCCCCGACGGCGAACTCGCGCCCGTCGGCACCACCGTGACCCAGCTGGAGCGGGCCGGGTTCGAGGTGCGCGACGTGGAGTCCATCCGTGAGCACTACGCGCTCACGCTGCGCCGCTGGGTCGCCAACCTGGAGGCCGACTGGACCCGCGCCGTCCACCTCACGAGCCCCGGCCGCGCCCGGGTCTGGCGGCTGTACATGGCGGCCAGCGCCCTGGCCTTCGAGCGCAACAACATCGGCGTCAACCAGGTCCTGGCGGTGAAGACACCGGAGGGAACCGGAGCGTCCGGGATGCCGCTGCGGGCGAGAACCTGGAACTGACCCCGGGGACGGCCGGGCAGCAGCCCGCGGTGCCCCAAGGGTGAGAGCCCCGTTCCGTGTCGGGAACGGGGCCCTCACCCCTCGTGCGTCCGGTCGTGCGCCCGGGCCGCTACTCCGACTTGATGGCCGTCAGCATGTTCAGGCGGGCCGCGCGGCGGGCCGGCCACAGCGCCGCGAGCACGCCCACCGCCGCCGCGAGGAGGAGGAAGACCGCCATCCGGCCCCAGGGCAGCACCAGTTCGTACGTCGGCATCTTGCTGCCGATCAGCTCCCCGGCCGCCCAGCCGAAGAACACGCCGAGACCGATCCCGAGGACACCGCCGAAGAGCGAGATGACCAGGGACTCCAGCCGGACCATCCGCTTGATGCCCTTGCGGTCCAGGCCGATCGCGCGGAGCATCCCGATCTCCTGCGAGCGCTCGAAGACCGACATCGCGAGGGTGTTGATGACGCCGAGGACGGCGACGATCACGGCCATCGCGAGCAGTCCGTAGAGCATGTTGAGCATCAGCGTGAACATCTTGGCGATGCTGTCGGAGAGGTCCTTCTTGCTCTGGACCTGGATCGCCGGGTTGTCGCCGAGGGCCTTCTCCAGCCGGTTCTTGGCCGCGTCCGAGGCGCCGCCCGCCGTCTTCACCATGACCTGCATGTCGGAGACGCGGCTCTGGTGCGGGGCGAGCGTGGCGTTGTCCAGGATGATGCCCCGGATCAGCTCGTTGCCCTCGTAGACCCCGGCGACGGTCAGGTTCTGCCGCTTGCCGTCCTCGTAGGAGACGCGGAAGGCGGAGCCGGCCTTCCAGCCGTGCGACGCGGCCGTGTCCGCGTCGACCACCACGCGCGGGCCGCCGACCGTGAACGAGCCGTCCTTGACGGTGAGATCGGTGAGCTTGCCGATGGCCGCGCCGTTGACGCCGGTCAGGTACTCGGTCTGCCGGTCGATGCGGGAGGGCGCGTTGCGCAGCGGGCTGACGTCGGTGACCCCGTCGGCCCCGGTGAGCTTCTTCTCGACGTCCGGGGAGAGCGAGTTGCCGTTCGCCATCGAGACGACGTAGTCCGCGCTGACCGCCGAACTGGCCATCTTGTCGATCGACTTCTGCAGACTGCCCGCCATCACCGTCATACCGGTGATCAGGGTGAGGCCGATCATCAGCGCCGAGGCGGTGGCCGCCGTACGGCGCGGGTTGCGCACCGAGTTCTGCCGGGCCAGCTTCCCCGAGATGCCGAAGATCCGCAGGACGGGGGCCGCCGCGGCGATCAGCGGGCGGGACAGCAGCGGGGTGAGGACGAAGACGCCGATGATGAGCAGGACCGCGCCGAAGCCCATCGGGGCCTGGCCGTCCGAGCCGTCCATCGTCGTCGCGGCCAGGACGACGGCGACACCGGCGGCGGCGAACAGGGCGCCGATCGTGTTCCGCAGCACCAGGGACTTCGTCGTCGCCTTCGCGTGCACGCTGCTCATCGCGGCGACGGGCGGGATCTTCGCGGCCCGGCGGCCGGGCAGCCAGGCGGCGAGCATCGTGATGAGGACGCCGACGAGCAGCGCGGTGGCGACCGTGCCGGGGGACACGACGAGCGGGCCGTCCGGGACGGTGGCGCCGAGCGTGCCCATCAGGGAGCGCATGCCCGCGCCGATGCCGATGCCCGCGGCGAGTCCGGTGACCGCGGCGACCGCGCCGACCACGAAGGCCTCGAGCAGCACGGACCGGGTGACCTGGCGGCGGGAGGCGCCGACCGCGCGCAGCAGGGCCAGCTCCTTGGTGCGCTGCGCGACCAGCATGGTGAACGTGTTCGCGATGATGAACGTGCCGACGAAGAGCGCGATCCCGGCGAAGACGAGCAGGCCCGTCTTCATGCCGCTCATCGACGAGGAGATCATCTCGGCCTGGTCGTCGGCGAGTTGCCGGCCGGTGGTCGTGGACGCGACCTCCTTGGGCACGACCTCGTCGAGCGCGGTGCGCAGCGCCGTCTGGCTGGTGCCGGCGGCGGCCTTCACGTCGATCTCGTCGTACGAGCCGACGGAGTGGAACAGCTTCTGGGCGGTCTCCGTGTCGAACAGCGCGAGGCTGCCGCCCGCGGCGACGTTGCCGTCGTCGGTGGTGAAGATGCCGGTGACGACGGGTTCGAGGACGGGACCGTCGACCGACAGCCGGACGGTGTCGCCGACGTGGTAGCCGGCGCGCTGCGCGGTCTCGGCGTCGATCGCCACCTCGCCGGTGCCGTGCGGGGCGTGACCGGCCGTCAGCGGGTAGCGGGGGTCCTTGTCGCCCCAGTAGTTGCCGCCCTGCGACTGGAATCCGCCGCCGATGAGCTTGCCGTCCTTGTCGGCGATGGCGGTGAAGCCGTCGACCACGCCGATGGCGGAGGCGGCGCCCGGTGTCCGGGCCGCCTTGTCGAGCAGCGGCCGGGTCAGCTTGTGGGTCGCGCCGACGGTGTCTCCCCTGTCCTCGGCGCTCTCCGGGCGGATGGCGACGTCGACCTGGTCGAAGCCCTTGGCGGAGCTCTTCTGGTAGGCGTCCGAGATGGTGTTGGTGAAGACCAGGGTCCCCGACACGAACGCCACGCCGAGCAGTACGGCGAGCACGGTCATCAGGAGCCTGGCCTTGTGCGCGAGCACGGTGCGCAAGGCGGTACGGAACATGGGTCTTCTCAGTCCAGGAGTCGCAGGAGGGCGCGGGAGGCCGCGAGCGGGCGCGGCAGGGTCGGAACGGTGCGGGGCGCCGAGGAGGAGCGGGGTGCCGGGGCCCGTGCGGCGGTGGGCCGTCCGGCCGGGGTCAGCTCGTGCGGACCTTGCCGTCGAACTGCTTCATACGGTCGAGGACGGAGTCGGCGGTCGGCTCGTACACCTCGTCGACGATCCGGCCGTCGGCGAGGAAGACGACCCGGTCCGCGTAGGCGGCGGCCACCGGGTCGTGAGTCACCATCACCACGGTCTGCCCCAGTTCCCGCACCGAGTTGCGCAGGAAGCCGAGGACCTCGGCGCCGGAGCGCGAGTCGAGGTTTCCGGTCGGCTCGTCGCCGAAGATGATGTCGGGCCGGGAGGCGAGGGCGCGGGCCACCGCGACGCGCTGCTGCTGGCCGCCGGAGAGCTGCGACGGGCGGTGGCCCAGCCGGTCGGCGAGGCCGATCATCCGGATCACCGTGTCCAGCCACTGCTTGTCGGGCTTGCGGCCCGCGATGTCCATCGGGAGCGTGATGTTCTCCAGGGCGGTCAGCGTGGGCAGCAGGTTGAACGCCTGGAAGATGAAGCCGATCTTGTCCCGGCGCAGCTTCGTGAGCTGCTTGTCCTTGAGGGAGCCGAGTTCGGTGTCGCCGATGCGCACCGATCCCGAGGAGAAGGTGTCCAGGCCGGCCACGCAGTGCATCAGCGTGGACTTGCCCGAGCCGGAGGGGCCCATGATCGCGGTGAACTCGGCCTGGCGGAAGCTGACGGAGACCTGGTCGAGGGCGACCACCTGGGTCTCGCCCTGCCCGTAGACCTTCGACAGTTCCGTGGCGCGGGCTGCGACCGCGGTGCTTGTGCCGGCGAGGGGAGTGGTGGTCACGGGAGGGTGCTCCTGTCGGGACGACGAGTTGTGCGAGGGACGGATTCCATCGTCCGTGCCGATCCGCGCCCCGGAGTCAGCCGCTGTTCCGGTTCCGGGGGCAGACTCCGGTCGCACCGCGAGCCGTTGTGTCATACCTGGGGATGACGGCTCTGCCCTGAGGGTCCTCCGGGTCGCGCTCCGCCGGGGGACCGCCCGGACGGTGAAATTCCGTCATTCCGTATACGGGGGCCGCGGCCGTCGGAAAGGCTGTTGGCAAGTGCTGATGGCCCTTACCCGGTGCTGATGCACCCTCAGACGTCAATAAAATAAGACAACATCGGTTCGCCCGGCCGCTGTTCGGGGGGCGGGCCCCGATAGGCTCGGAGTCTCGATGCGGGGCTCATGGCCTGCCCGGATGGTGGAATGCAGACACGGCGAGCTTAAACCTCGCTGCCCCTCGCGGGCGTGCCGGTTCAAGTCCGGCTCCGGGCACCTCCGATCTTCCCCTTGCTCCTGCTCACCCCTCCCCCGTGCCTGCCGGCCGGCCGTTGACAGCGGTCGTGCGGCGGCGGAGACTCCCTTCCGGGAAAGGTGAAGGAAATTTCACCAGGCGAACAAGGGGAAGCGAAGGGGCGTGCCGATGCGTACCACCGTGGGGATCGTCGGGGCCGGTCCGGCGGGGCTGCTGCTGGCCCGGCTGCTGCACCGCGCCGGGATCGACGCCGTGGTCCTGGAGAGCCGGGACCGCGCCTATGTGGAGCAGCGGCAGCGGGCGGGGATCCTGGAGCAGGGCACCGTCGACGTGCTCCGCGCCGCCGGCGCCGGGGAGCGGATGGACCGGGAGGGGCTGCGCCACGACGGGATCGAGCTGCGGCACGCCGGCCGGCGGCACCGGATCGACTTCCCGGCGCTCACCGGCGGACGGTCCGTGATGGTGTACGCGCAGACCGAGGTGTGCAAGGACCTCATCGCGCTCCAGCTCAAGGAGGGCGGTCCGCTGCTCTTCGGGGCCGAGGCGCTCGCCGTGGAGGGTGCCGAGGGCGACCGGCCCCGCGTGCGGTTCCGGCACGAGGGACGCGAGGACGTCCTGGAGTGCGACTACGTCGTCGGCTGCGACGGCTTCTGGGGCGTCGCCCGCAAGGCCGTGCCCGCGGCGCTCAGCCGCGTCTTCGAGCGGACCTACCCGTTCGCCTGGCTCGGCATCCTCGCCGACGTGCCGCCCTCGCACGACGAACTCGTCTACGCCCGCCACGACCGCGGCTTCGCCCTGCTCAGCATGCGCTCGCCCACCGTCTCCCGGCTCTATCTCCAGGTGCCCGAGGGAACCGATCCCGCGGCCTGGGGCGACGAGGAGATCTGGGACGAGCTGGAGCGGCGCCTGGCGACCACCGACGGATGGCGGCTGCGCCGGGGTCCCGTCACGGCGAAGTCCGTCACCCCCATGCGGAGCCACGTCCACGAGCCGATGCGGCACGGTCGGCTCTTCCTCGCCGGCGACGCGGCCCACATCGTGCCGCCGACCGGCGCCAAGGGCCTCAACCTCGCCGTCGGCGACGTCGTGACCTTCGCGCGCGCCCTCGTCCACCTCCGGGACACCGGATCGGCCGCCCTGCTCGACTCCTACGGCGAGACCTGTCTCGGCCGGGTCTGGCAGGCCGAGCGGTTCTCGTACGACATGACGACCCTGCTGCACCGCGACCCCGCCGCGAGCCCCTTCGAGGAGCGCCTCCAGCTCGCCCGCCTGGAGCGGCTCGCCACCTCCCGGTCGGCGGCGGCCGACCTCGCGGAGGGCTACACGGGCTTCCCCTTCGAGGCCGCGGCACCGGGCGGGACGCCCAGGCCGTAGGCGCGGCGGAACAAGAAGGGATCAAGGGCGGTTGACAGGGCACGTGAGCCGTCGAAGCCGGTGGTCACGGCTTCGTACCAGTACGGGCG
The window above is part of the Streptomyces sp. NBC_01428 genome. Proteins encoded here:
- a CDS encoding NAD(P)/FAD-dependent oxidoreductase, whose translation is MSTTERPRILVVGGGYVGLYAARRILKKMRYGEATVTVVDPRSYMTYQPFLPEAAAGSISPRHVVVPLRRVLPKAEVLTGRVTTIDQDRKVATIAPLVGEAYELPFDYLVIAMGAVSRTFPIPGLAEQGIGMKGIEEAIGLRNHVLEQLDKADSTTDEDVRRKALTFVFVGGGFAGAETIGEVEDMARDAAKYYSSVSREDMRFILVDAADKILPEVGPKLGQYGKEHLESRGVEIYLSTSMDSCVDGHVVLKNGLEVDSNTIVWTAGVKPNPVLSRFGLPLGPRGHVDTQTTLQVQGTDYIWAAGDNAQVPDMAARKAGVENAWCPPNAQHALRQAKVLGDNVVSGMRGFPQKEYAHSNKGAVAGLGLHKGVAMIVMGKMKIKLKGRLAWYMHRGYHGLAMPTWNRKIRVFADWTLAMFLKREVVSLGAMETPREEFYEAAKPAPAAAAPASAAKSEEKAKAS
- a CDS encoding cyclopropane-fatty-acyl-phospholipid synthase family protein, with translation MQDAAPRLKSLVEQLMGAPLPLRIRAWDGSEAGPPGAPALVVRNRRALRRLLWKPGELGLARAWVSGDLGVEGDLYTALGHLSGLVWERGEDARGLGEALRDPEVRAAVRGLVKLAGPPLPPAPPAEEMRRRRHLHTKRSDRRAISHHYDVGNDFYEIVLGPSMVYSCAYWQDGGTLECAQRDKLGLIARKLDLKPGQRLLDVGCGWGSMAIHAAREHGVTVVGVTLSQEQAAYARKRVAEEGLTDKVEIRVQDYRDVTDGPFDAISSIGMAEHVGAERYLEYAEVLNRLLRPGGRLLNHQIGRRPRRDESAYAVDEFIDAYVFPDGELAPVGTTVTQLERAGFEVRDVESIREHYALTLRRWVANLEADWTRAVHLTSPGRARVWRLYMAASALAFERNNIGVNQVLAVKTPEGTGASGMPLRARTWN
- a CDS encoding ABC transporter permease, translating into MFRTALRTVLAHKARLLMTVLAVLLGVAFVSGTLVFTNTISDAYQKSSAKGFDQVDVAIRPESAEDRGDTVGATHKLTRPLLDKAARTPGAASAIGVVDGFTAIADKDGKLIGGGFQSQGGNYWGDKDPRYPLTAGHAPHGTGEVAIDAETAQRAGYHVGDTVRLSVDGPVLEPVVTGIFTTDDGNVAAGGSLALFDTETAQKLFHSVGSYDEIDVKAAAGTSQTALRTALDEVVPKEVASTTTGRQLADDQAEMISSSMSGMKTGLLVFAGIALFVGTFIIANTFTMLVAQRTKELALLRAVGASRRQVTRSVLLEAFVVGAVAAVTGLAAGIGIGAGMRSLMGTLGATVPDGPLVVSPGTVATALLVGVLITMLAAWLPGRRAAKIPPVAAMSSVHAKATTKSLVLRNTIGALFAAAGVAVVLAATTMDGSDGQAPMGFGAVLLIIGVFVLTPLLSRPLIAAAAPVLRIFGISGKLARQNSVRNPRRTAATASALMIGLTLITGMTVMAGSLQKSIDKMASSAVSADYVVSMANGNSLSPDVEKKLTGADGVTDVSPLRNAPSRIDRQTEYLTGVNGAAIGKLTDLTVKDGSFTVGGPRVVVDADTAASHGWKAGSAFRVSYEDGKRQNLTVAGVYEGNELIRGIILDNATLAPHQSRVSDMQVMVKTAGGASDAAKNRLEKALGDNPAIQVQSKKDLSDSIAKMFTLMLNMLYGLLAMAVIVAVLGVINTLAMSVFERSQEIGMLRAIGLDRKGIKRMVRLESLVISLFGGVLGIGLGVFFGWAAGELIGSKMPTYELVLPWGRMAVFLLLAAAVGVLAALWPARRAARLNMLTAIKSE
- a CDS encoding ABC transporter ATP-binding protein; this translates as MTTTPLAGTSTAVAARATELSKVYGQGETQVVALDQVSVSFRQAEFTAIMGPSGSGKSTLMHCVAGLDTFSSGSVRIGDTELGSLKDKQLTKLRRDKIGFIFQAFNLLPTLTALENITLPMDIAGRKPDKQWLDTVIRMIGLADRLGHRPSQLSGGQQQRVAVARALASRPDIIFGDEPTGNLDSRSGAEVLGFLRNSVRELGQTVVMVTHDPVAAAYADRVVFLADGRIVDEVYEPTADSVLDRMKQFDGKVRTS
- a CDS encoding 4-hydroxybenzoate 3-monooxygenase, whose amino-acid sequence is MRTTVGIVGAGPAGLLLARLLHRAGIDAVVLESRDRAYVEQRQRAGILEQGTVDVLRAAGAGERMDREGLRHDGIELRHAGRRHRIDFPALTGGRSVMVYAQTEVCKDLIALQLKEGGPLLFGAEALAVEGAEGDRPRVRFRHEGREDVLECDYVVGCDGFWGVARKAVPAALSRVFERTYPFAWLGILADVPPSHDELVYARHDRGFALLSMRSPTVSRLYLQVPEGTDPAAWGDEEIWDELERRLATTDGWRLRRGPVTAKSVTPMRSHVHEPMRHGRLFLAGDAAHIVPPTGAKGLNLAVGDVVTFARALVHLRDTGSAALLDSYGETCLGRVWQAERFSYDMTTLLHRDPAASPFEERLQLARLERLATSRSAAADLAEGYTGFPFEAAAPGGTPRP